The following coding sequences lie in one Arachis ipaensis cultivar K30076 chromosome B05, Araip1.1, whole genome shotgun sequence genomic window:
- the LOC107641863 gene encoding plasma membrane ATPase 2-like, with protein sequence MVPSSSRRTRLVAGCKHSKLLKKGAITKRMTVIKEMAGMDVLCSDKTGTLTLNKLTVDKNLIEVFADGVNQDIVVQLYLWLQGHQG encoded by the exons ATGGTACCGTCAAGTTCCCGAAGAACAAGGTTAGTAGCAGG CTGTAAGCACTCCAAATTATTGAAAAAG GGTGCTATAACAAAGAGAATGACTGTAATTAAAGAAATGGCCGGAATGGATGTCCTATGCAGTGATAAAACAGGCACATTAACTCTCAACAAGCTTACAGTGGACAAGAATCTAATTGAG GTCTTTGCTGATGGAGTTAATCAGGACATAGTTGTACAGTTGTACTTATGGCTACAAGGGCATCAAGGCTAG
- the LOC107640589 gene encoding plasma membrane ATPase 2-like: MGSNMYPSSSLLGESKDNFASVPVDDLIENADGFAKHKYEIVKRLQARKHICGMTGDGVNDAPALKIADIGIVVADATDAARSASDIVLTEPGLSVIISAVLTSREIFQRVKNYTIYVVSITIRIVVGFMLLTCIWEFNFPPFMVLVIAILNDE; the protein is encoded by the exons ATGGGCTCTAACATGTATCCTTCTTCGTCGCTGCTGGGAGAAAGCAAAGATAATTTTGCTTCTGTTCCCGTCGATGATCTTATAGAGAATGCAGATGGTTTCGCTA AGCATAAATATGAGATTGTGAAGAGGTTACAAGCTAGAAAGCACATTTGTGGGATGACTGGTGATGGAGTGAATGATGCACCAGCTTTGAAGATAGCAGACATAGGTATCGTTGTAGCAGATGCAACAGATGCTGCAAGAAGTGCCTCTGATATAGTTCTAACAGAACCTGGGTTGAGTGTGATCATAAGTGCTGTTTTAACTAGCCGTGAAATTTTCCAAAGAGTGAAAAACTACACA aTATATGTTGTATCTATCACCATCCGTATTGTG GTTGGCTTTATGTTACTCACATGCATTTGGGAATTTAACTTTCCTCCCTTTATGGTTCTTGTCATAGCCATTCTCAATGATG AATAG